In Conger conger chromosome 12, fConCon1.1, whole genome shotgun sequence, one DNA window encodes the following:
- the LOC133141713 gene encoding regulator of G-protein signaling 3-like isoform X3, producing the protein MRSSSTLPRALRSSTRTQMFHAMVDFSEKHLERAKDMKNRLAFLRRKNESPGSSPAGRLDKAMKSVKPAPEEALRWGESLDKLLLHKYGLAAFRAFLRTEFSEENLEFWLACEEYKKIKSQSKMASKAKKIFAEYIAIQSCKEVNLDSYTREHTKDNLQDITRSSFQLAQKRIYGLMEKDSYPRFLRSELYMDLVNQKKASSTSSSSTSS; encoded by the exons ATGCGATCCTCCAGCACCCTTCCCAGAGCGCTTCGCTCCAGCACCCGCACACAGATGTTCCACGCCATGGTGGACTTCTCAGAGAAACACCTGGAGAG ggcCAAAGACATGAAGAACCGCTTGGCGTTCCTCAGGAGGAAGAATGAGTCTCCCGGAAGTTCTCCGGCAGGCAGGCTGGACAAAGCCATGAAATCCGTCAA ACCGGCCCCAGAGGAGGCGCTCAGATGGGGCGAGTCGCTGGATAAACTGCTGCTGCACAAAT ATGGCCTGGCAGCCTTCAGAGCGTTCCTACGCACGGAATTCAGCGAGGAGAACCTGGAATTCTGGCTGGCGTGCGAGGAGTACAAGAAGATCAAGTCCCAGTCTAAGATGGCCTCCAAAGCCAAGAAGATATTCGCAGAGTACATCGCCATCCAGTCCTGCAAAGAG GTGAACCTGGACTCCTACACCAGAGAGCACACCAAGGACAACCTGCAGGACATCACGCGCTCCAGCTTCCAGCTGGCTCAGAAGCGCATCTACGGCCTGATGGAGAAGGACTCCTACCCCCGCTTCCTGCGCTCCGAGCTCTACATGGACTTAGTCAACCAGAAGAAGGCCAGCTCCACATCCTCGTCCTCCACGTCGTCGTAG